The Vibrio toranzoniae sequence CTGATAGCGTGGTCGAAACGGTTTTGGAAAGCACCCAGTTCAGCGCGGTGGCTGTCTACGTACTTAAGTGCCGCATCGATGACTGCTACAGACTCTTGTGCACCGCCAACAGACGTTACGTCGATAGTATCAACCGTAACTTCTTTGCCCGCTTGAATGCCTAGCTCACCAGCAAGACCGCCAGAGAAAGACACATCGCCGCTCACTTTGTTGTTACCAGTGAACATTTGTAGCTTGCCGTCTTCAGTCACAGACGCTTTAACAGAATCTTGTTGACCGTTGATGTACGTTGCTAACTCTTCGATGTCGTCACCCGCTTTTGCGTTGATGTCGATTTCTTGTGCTTGACCGAAGTTATCCGTGAACGACAGTTTCAGGTCGTTAGAGCCTGCTTGAACGTTCCAATCTTTGTCTTTTGCATTCTCAGTTTGGTAGCTCTTACCACCCATCTGAGCGTTATCAGAGCGCATGTCTTTCAGTTGAAGCATTACCGCTTCACCGTTATCCGCACCGATTTGGAATGATTTAGTCCCGTGAGTACCGTTAAGCAGCTTGTTACCACCAAAAGACGTCGTTTCCGCGATACGGTTCAGTTCATCGTTCAGTGCAGTTACTTCTTCTTGAATCGCTACACGCTCAGATTTTGAGTTTGAGCCGTTTGAAGATTGTAGAGACAAATCACGCATACGTTGCAGGATGTTCGTTGTCTCGTTCATCGCACCTTCAGCCGTTTGTGCAATAGAGATACCGTCGTTTGCGTTACGTACAGCAACATCAAGACCACGACTCTGAACGTTCAAACGGTTCGAGATTTGTAGGCCTGCAGCATCATCTTTTGCGCTGTTGATTTTAGAGCCTGAAGATAGGCGCTCCATTGATGTTTGTTGTGCGTTGTTTGCATTATTTAGGTAACGTTGCGCTGTCATCGCTGAAACGTTGGTATTTACATTCACTGCCATGGTGATTTCTCCAATTGATTTTCCGGTATAGCGGTTTCCGACGTCTCGGAAAACCAAGTAGTTCTCTCAAAGTTACTTTTAGTAACGGCTCGAAAACACGAAGCTTTAGAAAAACTTTTGAAAAACTATAAACAAAATAATAAATCTTTATTTTTCAGCGTCTTATTTTTTATGTTTTTCTAAAACAACCACTAATATCGACGAACAAAAGATTTCAATGTGTTCATAAAACGTACGAAACGTTCTTCAAATGAATCAACGCATAGAAATGATCCATCCCCCAACATTTCATACTGGCGTGAACCGGGAGATTCAGGCGAATGATTGGCCGTAAAGTAGATCGGAAAAAGAATAAGGAAAAAAGCTAGTGGGAGCCCCAAAGAGGCAGAAAGCAGAAAGGAAAAAGCCCCTTTTCCTTTGAGAGAACCGGGGCTAGTTGGCGCGTCAGAGCCTGTGTGGAGATCATCGAGAAATGAACACATTTCCGACTTGCCGTTGCATTCTTACTGTAAAAATGGATAGCAGGTGAGAGATGAGAGAGCTAAACATTCAATAGTAAGTATGCTTGCCAGTTTCCCTTGCTGCATGGCTCACGTCTGAACACGAGCAGCAAGTTCAACCAATAACTATTGCAATAGTGACATTGCAGAGTTAGGCAACTGTTTTGCTTGAGCAAGTATCGAAGTACCTGCTTGTTGCA is a genomic window containing:
- a CDS encoding flagellin, with product MAVNVNTNVSAMTAQRYLNNANNAQQTSMERLSSGSKINSAKDDAAGLQISNRLNVQSRGLDVAVRNANDGISIAQTAEGAMNETTNILQRMRDLSLQSSNGSNSKSERVAIQEEVTALNDELNRIAETTSFGGNKLLNGTHGTKSFQIGADNGEAVMLQLKDMRSDNAQMGGKSYQTENAKDKDWNVQAGSNDLKLSFTDNFGQAQEIDINAKAGDDIEELATYINGQQDSVKASVTEDGKLQMFTGNNKVSGDVSFSGGLAGELGIQAGKEVTVDTIDVTSVGGAQESVAVIDAALKYVDSHRAELGAFQNRFDHAISNLDNINENVNASKSRIKDTDFAKETTQMTKSQILSQASSSILAQAKQAPNSALSLLG